In a genomic window of Oreochromis aureus strain Israel breed Guangdong linkage group 13, ZZ_aureus, whole genome shotgun sequence:
- the LOC116331543 gene encoding polycomb group RING finger protein 5-B, producing the protein MSGTGRKHLVRDFNHFITCYLCRGYLIKPTTVTECLHTFCKSCIVQHFEESNDCPKCGIQVHETNPLEMLRLDNTLEEIIFKLVPGLREKEEQQELEFWRKNQPKENGQENLRCPRLGVPDAGGDAGDGGGNEADGAGDDDYHRSDPQIAICLDCLRNTGQSGESTVTDLMKRFIRCSSRVTVGTIKKFLSLKLKLPSSYELDVLCNGEIMGRDHTLEFIYMTRWRLHGENTYPMVLEYRPRIDFG; encoded by the exons ATGTCCGGTACGGGAAGGAAGCACTTGGTCAGAGACTTTAACCATTTCATCACCTGCTACCTGTGTCGAGGTTACCTGATTAAACCGACCACGGTCACCGAGTGCCTGCACACAT TCTGTAAGAGCTGTATTGTGCAGCACTTTGAGGAGAGCAACGACTGTCCTAAATGTGGCATTCAAGTCCATGAGACCAACCCACTCGAGATGCTCAG GTTAGACAACACCCTGGAGGAGATCATTTTCAAGCTGGTGCCCGGACTCAGAGAAA AAGAGGAACAGCAAGAGCTCGAGTTCTGGAGGAAGAACCAGCCCAAAGAAAACGGCCAAG AAAACCTGAGGTGTCCACGGCTCGGGGTCCCCGATGCTGGAGGCGACGCTGGTGATGGTGGAGGCAATGAGGCGGACGGTGCCGGCGATGACGACTATCACAGGAGTGACCCACAGATCGCAATCTGCCTGGACTGCTTACGCAACACAGGACAGTCGGGGGAGAGCACAGTCACG GATTTGATGAAGAGGTTCATCCGCTGCTCCAGTAGAGTCACCGTGGGAACAATTAAGAAGTTTCTCAGTCTTAAACTAAAGCTGCCGAGTTCCTACGAG CTGGATGTTCTGTGTAACGGAGAGATCATGGGCAGAGATCACACTCTCGAGTTCATCTACATGACCCGATGGAGGCTACATGGAGAGAAT